In a genomic window of Amphiprion ocellaris isolate individual 3 ecotype Okinawa chromosome 11, ASM2253959v1, whole genome shotgun sequence:
- the tbl1x gene encoding F-box-like/WD repeat-containing protein TBL1X yields the protein MSITSDEVNFLVYRYLQESGFSHSAFTFGIESHISQSNINGTLVPPAALISILQKGLQYVEAEISINEDGTVFDGRPIESLSLIDAVMPDVVQTRQQAFRDKLAQQQAACTIAASTSGNQSNAPKNGEPTVNGEENGTHNMNNHSEPMEMDVDVEIPASKATVLRGHESEVFICAWNPVSDLLASGSGDSTARIWNLNENNNSNSTQLVLRHCIREGGQDVPSNKDVTSLDWNSDGTLLATGSYDGFARIWTKDGNLASTLGQHKGPIFALKWNKKGNCILSAGVDKTTIIWDAHTGEAKQQFPFHSAPALDVDWQNNTTFASCSTDMCIHVCRLGSDRPLKTFQGHTNEVNAIKWDPSGMLLASCSDDMTLKIWSMKQESCVHDLQAHSKEIYTIKWSPTGPSTSNPNSNIMLASASFDSTVRLWDVERGVCIHTLTKHQEPVYSVAFSPDGKHLASGSFDKCVHIWNTTTGALVHSYRGTGGIFEVCWNSTGDKVGASASDGSVCVLDLRK from the exons gtttttccCACTCAGCATTCACCTTTGGCATTGAGAGCCACATTAGCCAATCTAACATCAATGGAACACTAGTGCCCCCTGCAGCCCTCATCTCCATCCTGCAGAAAGGGCTTCAGTATGTGGAGGCAGAAATCAGCATTAATGAG GATGGCACAGTCTTTGATGGTCGACCGATTGAGTCGCTGTCGCTCATTGACGCAGTGATGCCAGACGTGGTGCAGACGCGGCAGCAGGCCTTCCGTGACAAGCTAGCACAACAGCAGGCTGCCTGTACCATAGCAGCTTCAACCTCGGGAAACCAGTCAAATGCACCAAAGAATGGAGAACCCACTGTCAATGGGGAAGAGAACGGTACTCACAACATGA ATAACCACAGTGAGCCAATGGAGATGGATGTAGATGTTGAGATTCCAGCCAGTAAAGCCACAGTGCTGCGAGGCCACGAGTCTGAGGTGTTCATCTGTGCCTGGAACCCTGTCAGCGATCTGTTGGCCTCGGG CTCGGGGGACTCCACTGCCAGGATCTGGAACCTGAACGAGAATAATAACTCCAACTCCACCCAACTGGTGCTGCGCCACTGTATCCGAGAAGGTGGTCAGGACGTCCCCAGCAACAAAGACGTCACCTCACTAGACTGGAAT AGCGATGGGACTCTCCTGGCAACGGGCTCGTATGATGGATTTGCCCGGATATGGACAAAAGATG GAAATCTGGCAAGCACCTTGGGGCAGCACAAAGGGCCCATATTTGCACTCAAGTGGAACAAGAAGGGGAACTGTATTCTCAGCGCTGGCGTAGATAAG ACGACAATCATTTGGGATGCACACACGGGAGAGGCCAAGCAGCAGTTTCCTTTTCACTCAG CCCCAGCACTGGATGTCGACTGGCAGAACAACACCACGTTTGCCTCCTGCAGCACAGACATGTGCATCCACGTATGTCGCCTTGGCAGCGACCGGCCCCTCAAGACCTTCCAGGGTCACACG AATGAAGTTAATGCCATTAAGTGGGATCCATCAGGTATGCTGCTTGCCTCCTGCTCAGATGACATGACCTTAAAG ATTTGGAGTATGAAGCAGGAGTCCTGTGTCCATGACCTCCAGGCTCATAGCAAAGAAATCTACACTATCAAATGGAGCCCCACAGGCCCCAGCACAAGTAACCCCAACTCCAACATCATGCTTGCCAG TGCATCTTTTGACTCGACAGTGCGGCTGTGGGATGTTGAAAGAGGTGTTTGTATTCATACACTCACCAAGCACCAAGAACCTGTCTACAGCGTGGCCTTTAGCCCCGATGGCAAACACCTAGCCAGCGGCTCCTTCGATAAGTGTGTCCACATTTGGAACACCACG ACTGGAGCCTTAGTGCACAGCTACAGGGGTACGGGTGGTATTTTTGAGGTGTGCTGGAACAGCACCGGGGACAAAGTTGGTGCCAGTGCATCAGATGGCTCG GTGTGTGTCCTTGATCTCCGAAAATAA